The following are encoded together in the Candidatus Limnocylindrales bacterium genome:
- the rocF gene encoding arginase: MFLKQVKIIGVPMDLGSGRRGVDMGPSALRIAGISRELERLGYKVVDHGDIRVPIPETRDPGDPRAKYLSEIAATCKTLYETVKTCLSQQYFPIVLGGDHSVAVGTISGVSSYYRERSEKIGLLWFDAHGDMNTPETTPSGNIHGMPLAACLGYGPPQLVELGGYSPKVFSEHTVLIGVRNLDPYEKKLVHDTGIKVFTMRDIDELGMKQVILEALKFAGRGTSGIHVSIDMDVVDPGIATGVGTPVRGGLTYREIHLAMELIADSKKLISLELMEVNPILDHMNATAELGVEIISSAMGKSIL, from the coding sequence ATGTTTTTAAAGCAGGTTAAGATTATAGGGGTTCCTATGGATCTGGGTTCCGGACGACGGGGGGTCGATATGGGGCCTAGCGCTCTTAGAATAGCCGGAATTAGTAGAGAACTCGAGCGGCTGGGGTATAAAGTCGTCGACCATGGAGACATCAGGGTTCCGATTCCTGAGACCCGAGATCCCGGAGATCCTCGAGCCAAATACCTGTCAGAAATTGCGGCGACTTGTAAGACCCTTTATGAAACGGTCAAAACTTGTTTAAGCCAGCAATATTTCCCCATTGTTCTGGGAGGTGATCATAGCGTTGCCGTGGGAACCATTTCCGGAGTGTCCTCCTATTATCGCGAGCGGTCGGAAAAAATAGGTTTACTCTGGTTTGATGCCCACGGAGATATGAATACTCCAGAGACTACTCCCAGCGGTAACATTCATGGAATGCCGTTGGCCGCCTGTCTGGGATACGGACCTCCTCAGTTGGTGGAACTGGGGGGATATTCCCCCAAAGTTTTCAGTGAGCATACGGTTCTCATAGGGGTTCGTAACTTAGATCCTTATGAGAAAAAGCTTGTGCATGATACGGGAATTAAAGTTTTTACCATGCGGGATATCGACGAACTGGGAATGAAACAGGTGATACTCGAAGCTCTAAAGTTTGCTGGTCGAGGTACCAGCGGGATTCACGTGAGTATCGACATGGATGTGGTAGACCCTGGTATCGCAACAGGAGTGGGAACACCCGTCCGAGGAGGATTAACATACCGGGAAATACATCTGGCTATGGAATTGATAGCAGATTCAAAAAAGCTCATCTCTCTGGAACTCATGGAAGTTAATCCAATCCTGGACCATATGAACGCTACCGCAGAACTGGGAGTTGAAATAATTTCCTCAGCCATGGGTAAGTCTATTTTATAA